Proteins from a single region of Dyadobacter fanqingshengii:
- a CDS encoding hybrid sensor histidine kinase/response regulator, which produces MILIVDDRPENILPLKKILELHNFQTDSAESGEEALKKILKNSYSVIIMDVQMPGMDGFEVAEAISGFGKAKDTPIIFLSAVNKEKRFITKGYSSGGIDYLTKPVDPDILLLKVKTFNKLFEQQQELKTIQHSLQYEIDIRKKAQEELAGRMQELRFILESLPQVAFTIGVDGKIEFVNEHWFQLSEDATIFPESHPEDDFYNNWETHLKNGLEFTTEARLKHLDTQEYKYFLIKIIPILQNGSTIRWVGTFTDIHQQKMANELLEHKVELRTRELLVKNSELETTNHELQQFAWVVSHDLKEPLRKIQTFSHLIKDKYLKENPEAISYLNRSISSSARMSRLISDLLDYSRLSVKAHFQPTDLNLLLEDLLSDFDEIMLSKKAVIQLDKLPIIDTIPSQIRQVFQNLISNALKFSKEGMPPVITISSTIIAEKFVDAEVSEEGHFCRIVIEDNGIGFDEKFLDRIFVIFQRLNNLNTYEGTGIGLAIAKKIMDKHNGIISARSAENHGAQFILILPLVQEQVLTEIRTEN; this is translated from the coding sequence ATGATTCTGATTGTCGACGACAGGCCTGAAAATATACTTCCTTTAAAGAAAATCCTGGAACTGCACAATTTCCAGACGGATAGTGCGGAATCCGGTGAAGAGGCATTGAAAAAGATCCTCAAAAACAGCTATTCTGTTATCATCATGGATGTCCAGATGCCGGGTATGGACGGCTTTGAAGTTGCTGAGGCCATCTCCGGCTTTGGTAAAGCGAAGGACACACCCATCATTTTCCTGTCTGCTGTCAACAAAGAGAAACGGTTTATTACTAAGGGCTATTCGTCCGGAGGCATCGATTATCTTACCAAGCCCGTTGACCCGGATATTTTGCTGCTCAAAGTCAAGACATTCAACAAGCTTTTCGAACAGCAGCAGGAATTGAAAACAATTCAGCATTCCCTTCAATATGAGATTGATATAAGAAAAAAAGCGCAGGAAGAACTGGCTGGACGGATGCAGGAATTGCGGTTTATCTTGGAATCCCTGCCACAAGTCGCATTCACGATCGGTGTGGACGGCAAGATCGAATTCGTTAATGAACATTGGTTTCAGCTTTCGGAAGACGCCACGATTTTTCCTGAATCTCATCCTGAGGACGACTTTTACAACAATTGGGAAACACATCTAAAAAATGGCCTGGAATTTACAACGGAGGCGAGATTAAAGCATCTGGATACGCAGGAGTACAAGTATTTTCTGATCAAAATCATCCCGATCCTGCAAAACGGCTCGACTATCCGCTGGGTAGGCACATTTACCGACATTCACCAGCAAAAAATGGCAAACGAGCTGCTGGAACATAAAGTTGAACTCCGGACAAGGGAACTCCTGGTGAAGAACTCGGAACTGGAAACGACCAATCACGAATTGCAGCAATTTGCCTGGGTTGTTTCCCATGATTTGAAAGAACCTTTACGGAAGATTCAGACATTCAGTCATTTAATAAAGGACAAATACCTAAAAGAAAACCCGGAGGCAATTTCTTACCTCAACAGGTCGATCAGTTCCTCAGCCAGAATGTCGCGCCTCATCAGCGATTTGCTCGATTATTCAAGGCTTTCGGTCAAGGCACATTTCCAGCCTACTGACCTGAATTTGCTTCTGGAAGATCTTTTGTCTGATTTTGATGAGATCATGTTAAGCAAAAAGGCAGTGATCCAGCTGGACAAACTGCCTATTATCGACACCATTCCGAGTCAGATCCGGCAGGTTTTCCAGAATCTGATCAGTAATGCGCTTAAATTCTCCAAAGAAGGCATGCCGCCCGTGATTACCATTTCTTCGACCATCATTGCTGAAAAATTTGTAGACGCGGAAGTCAGTGAAGAAGGGCATTTTTGCAGGATCGTGATTGAAGACAACGGCATAGGCTTTGACGAGAAATTCCTCGACCGGATATTTGTCATCTTCCAGCGGCTCAATAACCTGAATACTTACGAGGGCACCGGGATCGGACTGGCTATTGCAAAAAAAATCATGGACAAGCATAACGGGATTATTTCAGCCAGGAGTGCTGAAAATCACGGAGCGCAATTTATTCTTATCCTGCCCCTGGTCCAGGAGCAGGTTTTAACCGAAATCAGAACTGAAAATTAG
- the treZ gene encoding malto-oligosyltrehalose trehalohydrolase, giving the protein MIDKEKLLPGVRFDEFGKANAVVWAPELDEVALLLVESEKQLPLKKGQLGYWSVQTEELKAGDIYQFVVNDKPLPDPASIWQPQGVHGPSAAYDLRNFQWTDKNLPQIALKDYIIYELHTGTFTEEGTFAAMESKLDYLVELGINAIEIMPVSQFAGARNWGYDGVLPYCVQDSYGGPEALQHLVNACHEKGLAVILDVVYNHIGPEGNVLPQYGPYFTDKYNTPWGDAINFDDAWCDGVREYFIENVLMWFRDFHIDALRMDAVHAIKDMSPVHILQEMKIRVDELAEQSGKSHYLIVEMDLNDTRFISPVSKGGYGMDGQWVDEFHHALRVSSGQQRSGYYSDFEPITSLAKSYKDAYVYDGAFSEHRKRKFGVKADGHPGEQFVVFSQNHDHVGNRMLGERTSQLVSFEMQKLLAGAVFLSPYLPMLFMGEEYSESNPFMYFVSHTDPELAEAVRKGRKREFAAFHIEGEAPDPMGIETFNSSKLQWTLLAQEPHQTMFQFYKKLIGLRKSQPALNNMDRNAIEVESNADNKTLTIRRWSAEQQIVAILNFSKSVREIWLPEQNSGWKKLIASSDSEWNGLGNVTDPPADRLVMLPPESFAIFTNS; this is encoded by the coding sequence ATGATTGATAAGGAAAAGCTGCTGCCGGGAGTAAGATTCGACGAGTTCGGAAAAGCCAACGCGGTTGTATGGGCGCCCGAGTTAGATGAAGTTGCGTTACTACTGGTAGAATCAGAAAAACAACTGCCGTTAAAAAAGGGGCAATTGGGCTATTGGTCGGTGCAAACGGAAGAACTCAAAGCCGGCGACATTTACCAGTTCGTTGTGAATGATAAACCTTTGCCCGATCCGGCGTCCATCTGGCAGCCACAAGGCGTGCACGGTCCTTCCGCCGCTTACGATCTCCGAAATTTTCAATGGACAGACAAAAATCTGCCTCAGATCGCACTGAAAGATTACATTATCTATGAGCTGCACACCGGAACGTTTACGGAAGAGGGCACATTTGCGGCCATGGAAAGTAAGCTCGATTATTTGGTTGAACTGGGAATTAATGCCATTGAAATTATGCCGGTTTCACAATTTGCCGGCGCGCGCAATTGGGGCTACGATGGCGTGCTCCCGTATTGCGTGCAGGATTCGTACGGCGGACCGGAGGCGTTGCAACACCTTGTTAATGCATGTCATGAGAAGGGGCTGGCTGTGATTTTGGATGTTGTTTACAATCATATTGGCCCCGAAGGCAATGTGCTGCCTCAATATGGGCCATATTTTACAGATAAATACAATACACCCTGGGGCGACGCAATCAATTTCGACGATGCCTGGTGCGACGGTGTCCGCGAATATTTTATCGAGAATGTGCTGATGTGGTTTCGGGATTTTCACATTGATGCATTGCGCATGGATGCTGTTCACGCGATCAAAGACATGAGCCCGGTTCATATTTTGCAGGAAATGAAAATACGCGTGGATGAGCTGGCTGAGCAAAGCGGCAAATCACATTACCTGATCGTAGAAATGGATCTGAATGATACACGCTTCATTAGTCCGGTTTCAAAAGGCGGTTATGGTATGGATGGACAATGGGTTGACGAATTTCACCATGCATTGCGCGTCTCTTCCGGCCAGCAACGAAGCGGCTACTATTCTGATTTTGAGCCGATAACGTCGTTGGCTAAATCCTATAAAGATGCCTACGTATATGACGGGGCGTTTTCGGAACATCGTAAGCGGAAGTTTGGCGTGAAGGCCGACGGACATCCGGGAGAACAGTTTGTAGTTTTTTCTCAAAATCATGATCACGTAGGCAACCGGATGCTGGGTGAGCGGACAAGCCAGCTCGTTTCGTTTGAAATGCAAAAATTGCTTGCAGGTGCAGTTTTCCTGAGCCCTTATTTGCCTATGTTGTTTATGGGCGAGGAATACAGCGAAAGCAATCCCTTCATGTATTTTGTGAGCCACACAGATCCCGAACTGGCGGAAGCGGTCAGGAAAGGCAGAAAGCGAGAGTTTGCCGCGTTTCACATAGAAGGTGAAGCGCCCGATCCAATGGGCATTGAAACATTCAACAGTTCGAAATTACAATGGACATTGCTTGCGCAAGAGCCGCACCAAACGATGTTTCAGTTTTACAAGAAGCTGATCGGGCTGAGGAAAAGCCAGCCTGCGCTGAACAATATGGACAGGAATGCAATTGAAGTTGAGTCTAATGCTGATAATAAGACTCTTACGATTCGTCGCTGGTCTGCGGAGCAGCAGATCGTTGCGATCCTGAATTTCTCCAAATCAGTTCGTGAGATATGGCTGCCGGAGCAAAACAGCGGATGGAAAAAGCTGATTGCTTCTTCGGATTCTGAGTGGAATGGATTGGGAAATGTCACCGATCCGCCTGCCGACAGGCTGGTAATGTTGCCTCCTGAAAGCTTCGCAATATTTACAAATTCCTGA
- a CDS encoding DUF3891 family protein: MIVNYKEDGWQIISQRAHGLLSGQVCFHWKQDFRPERWLETIIATTEHDDAFNEFFNDDLLLNENGGPVNFKMRKFDAEKCEELLQLALSKSRYIALLTSQHIQFLYQKETDKQIVAYCKKLEKWDKKWRKESGLDEKEIKTAYQILEWCDAFSLLICQNLVPPEGRKIEVSRGPDDCNYELSSPEEGVLNVTPWPFDVDSFKIFFETKTMKQLKFDNVIEFREKLKDAPVTLHTYLISR, translated from the coding sequence ATGATTGTTAATTATAAGGAAGACGGCTGGCAGATTATCTCGCAACGCGCCCACGGACTACTTTCAGGACAAGTATGCTTCCATTGGAAACAGGACTTCCGCCCTGAACGCTGGCTGGAAACGATCATTGCCACGACCGAACACGATGATGCGTTCAATGAATTTTTCAATGACGACCTTTTGCTGAATGAAAACGGTGGGCCGGTAAATTTCAAAATGCGGAAATTTGATGCAGAAAAATGCGAAGAACTCCTCCAACTTGCCCTTTCCAAAAGCCGTTACATTGCCCTGCTAACCTCGCAGCACATTCAATTTCTATATCAGAAAGAAACAGACAAGCAAATTGTCGCTTACTGTAAAAAGCTGGAAAAATGGGATAAAAAGTGGCGTAAAGAATCGGGTCTTGACGAGAAAGAGATCAAAACCGCATACCAGATCCTGGAATGGTGCGATGCTTTTTCACTACTGATATGCCAGAACCTGGTGCCACCCGAAGGTCGGAAAATCGAGGTCAGCCGCGGACCGGACGATTGTAATTATGAACTTTCATCACCCGAGGAAGGTGTTCTGAATGTTACGCCCTGGCCATTTGATGTTGATAGTTTTAAGATTTTTTTTGAAACCAAAACCATGAAGCAGCTGAAATTTGACAATGTCATCGAGTTCAGGGAAAAATTGAAAGATGCCCCTGTAACGCTGCACACCTATTTAATTTCCAGATAA
- a CDS encoding DUF7133 domain-containing protein, producing MRKSRYYILFLTISITLFYCKSNKQTASKQVISEKTEKETTAPVSAKAQSPFIAPGKTIEKMQVENGFEVKLIASEPLVSSPVAMQFDDKARMWVVEMTGYMPDTIGTGEDIPNGNIVILDDKNKDGVYDDRTVIIDSLILPRAICLIENGILVAEPTNLWFYEIKNDKVGKKTLVDPKYTEGGNVEHQPNGLFRALDNWIYNAKSDKRYRKRGNKWEIEHTHFRGQWGISQDNYGRLYYNNNSQNLIGDYFPAGLGASNKNQKNVAGYNEKWVANNNVFPLHPTPGVNRGYMKNVLDDSLRLTNFTAAAAPVVYRGDLFGDNYQFNAFVPEPSANLIKRNILSENGYIVKGEQAYKNKEFLASTDERFRPVSLYNGPDGAMYILDMYRGIIQHKTYLTPYLKDQIGKRELTQPLSAGRIYKVVPKSAKAKPVMIPSDANELVKLLGHANGWVRDRAQQKLIDGKYNQTVPALRAAIKQTANPLLAIHALWTLEGLNSLKTEEAAAWLRQSNWKFRMQGLAVSPALMTPGSYQQFASLFNTMVDANDTLSAPYIALVAKTIQPFDTAASRGLLTKLALKYPNNRYVTDAIISNLQDQEEGFQSEISASLSSPDLLLNKQLQRAINTVQSARGNRNPEMLKKEFPKGEALFTSICQTCHGADGAGIKSLAPPLNQSEWVTGNKDKLISIILYGLTGPVKVNGRVYQTPEVSGDMPGIGYDKDMPSEDIAQLLSFIRKSWRNDADKITTEEVEKTRQKLTGREKAFTENELNGI from the coding sequence ATGAGAAAGTCCCGCTACTATATACTTTTCCTGACGATTTCAATCACGCTGTTTTATTGCAAGTCAAATAAGCAAACCGCGTCGAAACAGGTTATTTCGGAGAAAACGGAAAAGGAAACAACCGCACCTGTCTCCGCCAAAGCCCAGTCGCCCTTTATTGCACCTGGCAAGACGATTGAAAAAATGCAGGTGGAGAATGGTTTCGAAGTAAAACTGATCGCCTCGGAGCCTTTGGTAAGTTCACCGGTCGCCATGCAGTTTGACGACAAAGCCAGAATGTGGGTGGTGGAAATGACGGGCTACATGCCCGACACCATCGGAACCGGTGAAGACATTCCCAATGGCAACATTGTGATCCTGGACGATAAGAATAAAGATGGTGTTTACGACGATCGCACGGTCATAATTGATTCACTTATTCTGCCAAGGGCCATTTGCCTGATAGAGAATGGCATACTGGTTGCTGAACCGACCAATCTCTGGTTTTACGAAATTAAAAATGACAAGGTTGGCAAAAAAACATTAGTTGACCCAAAATATACCGAAGGCGGGAATGTTGAACACCAGCCAAACGGACTGTTCCGCGCGCTCGACAACTGGATCTACAACGCGAAGTCGGACAAGCGCTATCGCAAACGGGGCAATAAATGGGAAATTGAGCACACGCATTTTCGTGGACAATGGGGCATTAGCCAGGATAATTACGGCCGCCTTTATTATAACAACAATTCACAGAACCTGATTGGCGATTACTTTCCTGCCGGCCTGGGCGCTTCCAACAAAAACCAGAAGAACGTGGCTGGTTACAATGAAAAATGGGTCGCTAATAACAATGTATTTCCGCTGCATCCCACACCCGGCGTGAACCGCGGGTATATGAAAAATGTCCTTGACGACAGCCTGCGTTTGACCAATTTTACGGCAGCAGCAGCACCGGTCGTTTATCGCGGAGACCTTTTCGGTGATAATTATCAATTCAACGCATTTGTGCCCGAGCCTTCCGCAAACCTCATTAAGCGGAACATCCTGTCTGAAAATGGCTATATTGTTAAAGGCGAACAGGCTTATAAGAACAAGGAATTCCTGGCCAGCACGGATGAACGTTTCCGTCCCGTAAGCCTTTACAATGGTCCCGACGGCGCGATGTACATTCTCGATATGTACCGTGGCATCATTCAACACAAAACTTATCTGACGCCTTATCTGAAAGACCAGATCGGGAAACGTGAACTTACTCAGCCACTTTCTGCCGGACGCATTTACAAAGTGGTCCCTAAGAGTGCCAAGGCAAAACCTGTCATGATCCCGTCGGACGCGAACGAATTGGTGAAGCTTCTGGGCCACGCCAATGGCTGGGTAAGGGATCGTGCACAGCAGAAACTCATTGATGGAAAATACAACCAAACCGTGCCTGCATTGCGCGCTGCGATTAAGCAGACTGCAAATCCGTTGCTTGCAATACACGCATTATGGACTTTGGAAGGGCTTAATTCATTGAAAACCGAAGAAGCGGCAGCCTGGTTGAGACAGTCGAATTGGAAGTTTCGCATGCAGGGGCTCGCTGTTTCGCCAGCGCTCATGACGCCGGGCTCTTATCAGCAATTTGCTTCCCTATTTAATACAATGGTGGACGCAAATGACACATTATCAGCTCCTTATATTGCACTGGTTGCCAAAACAATTCAACCTTTCGACACAGCAGCATCACGGGGCTTATTAACTAAGCTTGCTTTGAAATATCCCAATAACCGATATGTAACGGACGCGATCATCAGCAACTTGCAGGATCAGGAAGAAGGTTTCCAGTCGGAAATTTCCGCGTCTTTGTCGAGCCCGGATCTTTTGCTTAATAAACAGCTTCAACGCGCTATCAACACCGTACAAAGCGCACGCGGCAACAGAAACCCGGAAATGCTGAAAAAAGAATTTCCAAAAGGCGAAGCATTATTTACTTCCATTTGCCAGACTTGCCATGGAGCAGACGGCGCCGGGATCAAATCGCTGGCACCGCCTTTGAACCAGTCGGAATGGGTTACTGGGAATAAGGATAAGCTGATCTCGATCATTTTGTATGGTTTGACAGGCCCTGTGAAAGTGAATGGCCGCGTTTACCAGACTCCTGAGGTAAGTGGTGATATGCCGGGCATTGGCTACGATAAAGACATGCCCAGCGAGGACATTGCGCAATTATTGAGCTTTATCAGGAAATCGTGGCGTAACGATGCCGACAAGATCACAACCGAGGAAGTGGAAAAAACAAGACAAAAACTTACCGGTCGCGAGAAAGCATTCACCGAGAACGAGCTGAACGGAATATAG
- a CDS encoding THUMP domain-containing class I SAM-dependent RNA methyltransferase — protein sequence MSYFTTPSRVIITCHKRLAPYLEQEVKDLGFDIEEAFVTGLRIKASINECIKLNLNLYCASQVLYSLGSFTAHHPDDVYRFLVQMPWEDIIAGEGYFSVTSNVQNPTINNSMFANLRVKDAIVDRFRDKKGTRPTTGSDLIGAVIHLFWKNDSAEIFIDTSGDSLARHGYRKIPGRAPMLEALASATILASRWDRNSTFINPMCGSGTLAIEAALIATNSRPGLFRDNFAFMHVLGYDQEIYDAEQAKLEEQIRDVPGLRIIATDYSNVAIANARKNAIAAGVSELIDFECCDFAETEVPKENKGVFFINPEYGDRLGEIAELEETYARIGDFMKQKCGGYFGYVFTGNLDLAKKIGLKAKRRIEFYTSTIDCRLLEYELYEGTRREFNPPAAPLA from the coding sequence ATGTCATATTTCACAACTCCATCCCGCGTCATTATCACTTGTCACAAACGCCTTGCGCCTTATCTGGAACAGGAAGTGAAGGACCTGGGATTCGACATTGAGGAGGCTTTTGTAACCGGTTTACGGATCAAAGCATCTATTAATGAGTGCATTAAATTAAACCTGAATCTCTATTGCGCAAGTCAGGTTTTATATAGTCTGGGCTCGTTTACAGCCCATCACCCCGACGATGTTTACCGGTTCTTGGTTCAAATGCCGTGGGAGGATATCATTGCCGGTGAAGGCTATTTTTCGGTCACCAGCAATGTGCAAAATCCGACCATTAACAACAGCATGTTTGCCAACCTGCGCGTAAAGGATGCCATTGTGGACAGGTTCAGGGATAAAAAGGGCACTCGGCCAACAACAGGTTCCGATCTAATCGGCGCGGTGATCCATTTGTTCTGGAAGAATGATTCTGCTGAAATTTTCATAGACACTTCGGGTGATTCGCTGGCAAGGCATGGTTACCGCAAAATCCCGGGCCGCGCGCCTATGCTGGAAGCGCTGGCCTCAGCAACTATTCTGGCAAGCCGCTGGGACAGAAATTCAACATTTATCAATCCCATGTGCGGTTCGGGTACATTGGCCATTGAAGCTGCATTAATCGCCACGAACAGCCGCCCGGGCCTTTTTAGGGACAATTTTGCATTCATGCACGTGCTGGGTTATGACCAGGAAATATATGACGCTGAACAGGCTAAGCTAGAAGAACAAATTCGCGACGTGCCTGGCCTACGCATTATCGCGACGGATTACAGCAATGTAGCCATTGCCAATGCCAGGAAAAATGCGATCGCGGCTGGCGTTTCAGAATTGATTGATTTTGAATGTTGTGATTTTGCAGAAACCGAAGTGCCTAAAGAAAATAAGGGCGTGTTTTTCATCAACCCCGAATATGGCGACCGGCTTGGGGAAATTGCTGAGCTAGAAGAAACCTATGCCCGGATTGGCGATTTTATGAAACAAAAGTGTGGAGGATATTTCGGCTATGTCTTCACCGGAAATCTGGATCTTGCCAAGAAAATTGGTTTGAAAGCCAAGCGCAGAATTGAGTTCTACACCAGCACAATCGACTGTCGCTTACTGGAATATGAACTTTATGAAGGGACGCGCAGAGAATTTAATCCACCCGCTGCACCATTGGCATAA
- the glgX gene encoding glycogen debranching protein GlgX, whose translation MKKVSNNKVVKELEHSKIVVYPGEPYPLGATWDGEGVNFALYSENATGVELCLFESQESQREQIKIEIKEASHHVWHVYVPGLKPGQLYGYRVHGPYEPTYGFRFNPNKVLIDPYAKSISGTIQWHDALFGYVIGDENEDLSFSELDSAPYIPKSVVIDSSFDWEGVQAPEIPYHDTIIYETHVKGFTYLNKDIPEEIRGTYAAMGHPAAIKYLKDLGVNAVELMPVHHFISDRHLKERELTNYWGYNSIGFFAPDVRYSSSGTLGQQVNEFKNMVKEMHKAGIEVILDVVYNHTGEGNQMGPTLSFRGIDNMSYYRLMDGRYYMDYTGTGNTLNARLPSVLRLIMDSLRYWITEMHVDGFRFDLASTLARELHEVDRLSAFFDIIHQDPIISQVKLIAEPWDIGYDGYQVGKFPIGWAEWNGRYRDCMRDYWRGADSMLAEFAERFTGSSDLYKGEYRRPTASINFITAHDGFTLNDLVSYNDKRNFANGEENNDGDDHNRSWNSGHEGPSDDPEVLQIRHKQKRNFLTTLFLSQGVPMLVAGDEWGRTQGGNNNAYCQDNEISWLDWEKVDPDLLTFTQKLIAFSKAHRTFRRRDWFRGLPIKGKGLEDIAWFLPDGSEMPEENWNHDYAKSLAVFLNGKGIRHVNKKGEPIHDDSFYMIFNAHYEPVEYTLPPKKYGTEWHKVIDTSADYITEDGELVGPDASVTVDSRSIVVFKHALEQQKI comes from the coding sequence ATGAAAAAAGTATCTAACAATAAAGTTGTTAAGGAATTAGAGCATAGTAAAATTGTTGTTTATCCGGGCGAACCCTATCCGTTAGGCGCCACGTGGGATGGCGAGGGGGTTAATTTCGCATTATATTCTGAAAACGCTACGGGTGTGGAATTGTGCCTGTTCGAGAGTCAGGAAAGTCAGCGTGAGCAAATCAAGATCGAGATCAAAGAAGCTTCCCATCACGTGTGGCATGTGTATGTGCCCGGATTGAAGCCAGGACAACTGTATGGCTATCGTGTGCACGGACCTTATGAGCCGACGTACGGCTTTCGTTTTAATCCTAATAAAGTTTTAATAGATCCTTATGCAAAGTCCATTTCAGGTACGATCCAGTGGCACGATGCACTTTTTGGCTATGTAATCGGTGACGAAAATGAGGATCTGAGTTTCAGCGAGCTCGACAGCGCTCCATACATTCCCAAATCTGTTGTTATAGATTCAAGTTTTGACTGGGAAGGTGTTCAGGCACCCGAGATTCCTTATCACGACACAATTATTTATGAAACACATGTGAAGGGATTCACCTATCTGAATAAAGATATTCCTGAGGAAATCCGCGGAACATATGCTGCTATGGGGCATCCGGCAGCCATCAAATATCTTAAAGATCTGGGTGTTAATGCTGTTGAGCTGATGCCTGTTCACCATTTCATTTCAGACCGGCATTTAAAAGAGCGCGAACTGACCAATTACTGGGGATATAATTCAATCGGCTTTTTCGCGCCGGATGTACGTTACAGCAGCTCAGGAACGCTTGGCCAGCAGGTTAATGAGTTCAAAAACATGGTCAAGGAAATGCACAAAGCGGGCATTGAGGTGATCCTGGATGTGGTTTATAACCATACCGGCGAAGGAAACCAGATGGGCCCAACATTGTCTTTCAGGGGAATCGATAATATGTCGTATTACCGGTTAATGGACGGGCGCTACTACATGGATTATACGGGAACGGGCAATACATTGAACGCGAGGCTTCCGAGCGTGCTGCGCCTGATCATGGATAGTTTGCGTTATTGGATCACGGAAATGCACGTAGATGGCTTCCGTTTCGACCTTGCTTCGACGCTTGCAAGGGAATTGCATGAAGTGGACAGGCTTAGCGCATTCTTCGATATTATTCACCAGGACCCAATTATTTCGCAGGTAAAGCTCATCGCGGAACCCTGGGACATTGGTTATGACGGATATCAGGTTGGTAAATTTCCAATTGGCTGGGCGGAATGGAACGGTCGTTACCGCGACTGTATGCGTGATTACTGGCGTGGAGCGGATAGTATGCTGGCAGAGTTTGCTGAGCGCTTTACCGGCAGTTCAGATCTTTACAAAGGGGAATACCGCAGACCGACAGCGAGCATTAACTTTATAACTGCTCACGATGGTTTTACATTGAACGACCTGGTGTCGTATAACGATAAACGTAATTTTGCAAACGGCGAGGAGAACAATGATGGAGACGACCACAATCGTTCTTGGAACTCCGGCCATGAGGGTCCATCGGATGACCCGGAAGTTTTACAGATCAGACACAAGCAGAAACGAAATTTCCTGACAACACTTTTCCTGTCGCAAGGCGTGCCAATGCTCGTTGCGGGCGATGAATGGGGGAGGACACAGGGCGGAAATAATAATGCGTACTGCCAGGATAATGAGATCTCGTGGCTGGATTGGGAAAAGGTGGATCCGGACTTATTGACATTCACCCAGAAGCTGATCGCTTTCAGCAAGGCTCACCGTACATTCCGAAGAAGGGATTGGTTCCGTGGTTTACCTATCAAAGGCAAGGGACTTGAAGACATTGCCTGGTTCTTGCCGGATGGAAGTGAAATGCCGGAAGAGAACTGGAATCACGATTATGCCAAATCGCTGGCTGTATTTCTCAATGGAAAAGGGATTCGACATGTAAATAAAAAAGGCGAGCCGATTCACGATGATAGCTTTTATATGATTTTCAATGCGCATTACGAGCCTGTTGAATATACACTTCCTCCAAAAAAGTACGGCACGGAATGGCATAAGGTAATTGATACGAGCGCAGATTACATCACGGAGGACGGCGAGCTCGTTGGCCCCGATGCCTCGGTGACGGTCGACAGCCGGTCAATAGTCGTTTTTAAACACGCATTGGAACAACAAAAAATATGA